One window of Solwaraspora sp. WMMA2056 genomic DNA carries:
- a CDS encoding AAA family ATPase — MQVIAIMNYKGGVGKTTLTANLGADVASRGHKVLLIDLDPQANLTFSFYSVDQWREELSKDATIMRWYEGEMPGREVELQDLIVTPPRVNAELEESGGRLDLISSHLKLIDIDLRLAARLGAGTTLGESKRKFLDLHGCLARALRHEEFERYDLVLIDCAPNFGLVTKTAIVASDHVLVPARPDYLSTLGIQYLASNCDELVAEYNDYVNHGAAKNDSDRAIRTRYLGVVFTMVKFHAKKPIGAQRYYMEDVRLNSDILPLNGMIRDSPRYFGDAGEGGVPAVLRAPVTDDVVVEFRKLTTEILDSVGTGAAR; from the coding sequence GTGCAGGTCATCGCGATCATGAACTACAAAGGTGGTGTCGGCAAGACGACACTAACGGCAAATCTGGGTGCCGATGTTGCGAGTCGTGGGCACAAGGTGCTACTGATCGACCTTGATCCGCAAGCGAACCTTACCTTTTCTTTCTACAGCGTCGACCAGTGGCGGGAGGAGCTCAGCAAGGACGCGACGATCATGCGGTGGTACGAGGGGGAGATGCCGGGCCGTGAGGTCGAACTGCAGGATCTCATCGTTACGCCGCCTCGGGTCAACGCGGAACTGGAGGAGTCAGGGGGTCGACTCGACCTGATCTCCTCGCACCTGAAGCTCATTGACATCGACCTGCGACTCGCTGCGCGCCTCGGCGCCGGTACCACCCTCGGTGAGTCCAAGCGTAAGTTCCTCGACCTGCACGGATGTCTTGCGCGTGCGCTCCGGCACGAGGAGTTCGAGCGGTACGATCTCGTCCTCATCGACTGCGCGCCGAACTTCGGCCTGGTCACCAAGACTGCGATTGTCGCCAGCGACCATGTCCTGGTGCCGGCCAGGCCCGACTACCTGTCCACGCTCGGCATCCAGTATCTGGCCAGTAACTGTGACGAGCTGGTCGCAGAGTACAACGATTATGTCAATCACGGCGCCGCAAAGAATGACAGTGACAGGGCTATCCGGACCAGGTATCTCGGGGTGGTCTTCACAATGGTGAAGTTCCACGCCAAGAAGCCAATCGGTGCCCAGCGGTACTACATGGAAGATGTTCGACTCAACAGCGACATCCTGCCGCTAAACGGCATGATTCGGGACAGCCCTCGATACTTCGGCGACGCAGGGGAAGGTGGCGTACCGGCCGTGCTGCGTGCGCCGGTCACCGACGATGTGGTCGTCGAGTTCCGCAAGCTGACCACGGAGATCCTCGACTCTGTCGGAACGGGGGCGGCACGGTGA
- a CDS encoding helix-turn-helix transcriptional regulator has product MIIVDPRWPSTLRALRQRAGLSYRELGRRVAYSSSYLCELEAGRKTPTIQVARHLDVALGASGRLAQLVVDDAGQLDDDQRSRLAAGDTSAAAAEALAVILAQHRHLEDAVGSAAVVDAAAAHLTAVQQLASNATGVGRVRLLHLAAQSAQLVGWLQMTLGRYAQARRVLAQAESAAVAAGDVDLTALVVSFQGHLAELCGRPTEAAELSRAALAGGTEVYIGERVYDTLQLARAVAHVDGRRAATETIREADELGAEFEISGDDPPPWHYYRSSAFLTMERGLVHAIHSGVDRHAADAAIADLTAGLAALPDEQRHAEWAGDYLLALADVHSAIGDRKAASQALDEVAVVADATGSARLRQAVRKRPANG; this is encoded by the coding sequence ATGATCATTGTTGATCCACGCTGGCCGAGTACGCTGCGTGCACTGCGTCAGCGAGCTGGTCTCTCCTATCGGGAGCTCGGACGACGTGTCGCCTACTCGTCGAGCTATCTGTGCGAACTCGAGGCTGGCCGCAAGACGCCGACGATCCAGGTCGCCAGGCATCTCGACGTCGCTCTCGGCGCGAGCGGCCGGCTGGCGCAACTCGTGGTCGACGACGCCGGGCAACTCGACGACGACCAGCGTTCTCGTCTCGCGGCCGGCGACACTAGTGCCGCCGCCGCAGAGGCGCTGGCGGTGATTCTCGCCCAACACCGTCATCTCGAAGATGCCGTCGGATCGGCTGCGGTCGTCGACGCCGCAGCCGCGCACCTCACTGCAGTCCAGCAGTTGGCTTCCAACGCCACCGGGGTTGGCCGGGTCAGGCTGCTGCATCTCGCCGCACAGTCCGCCCAACTGGTCGGATGGTTGCAGATGACACTGGGTCGGTACGCGCAAGCCCGTCGAGTGCTCGCTCAGGCCGAATCGGCGGCAGTGGCTGCGGGGGACGTCGACCTGACGGCTCTCGTGGTCAGCTTCCAGGGACATCTGGCGGAACTGTGCGGGCGTCCGACGGAGGCTGCTGAACTGTCCCGAGCGGCGCTTGCTGGCGGCACCGAGGTCTATATCGGTGAGCGGGTCTACGACACACTTCAGCTCGCTCGGGCCGTGGCGCACGTGGACGGCCGGCGCGCAGCGACTGAGACAATCCGAGAAGCTGATGAACTCGGGGCGGAGTTCGAGATCAGCGGCGACGACCCGCCGCCGTGGCACTACTACCGGTCGTCTGCCTTCCTGACAATGGAACGCGGCCTCGTACACGCGATCCATTCCGGCGTCGACCGGCATGCCGCCGATGCCGCGATCGCCGACCTGACCGCTGGTCTTGCTGCCCTCCCAGATGAGCAACGGCACGCGGAGTGGGCCGGTGACTACCTACTCGCGTTGGCCGACGTGCATTCGGCGATCGGCGACCGGAAAGCGGCGAGCCAGGCGTTGGACGAAGTCGCTGTGGTCGCCGATGCCACTGGGTCGGCACGTCTGCGTCAAGCTGTTCGCAAGCGGCCGGCGAACGGCTGA
- a CDS encoding helix-turn-helix domain-containing protein encodes MSVAVGRRVALWRVRRQMTQQVLADRIGRSKSWVEKVERGVRRLDRFSLIRQVAEVLRVDPAELIGPARPSEHGGAVDGVAAVRAALASYEVFTAADIGPAVEREVTQRVEHAWSTYQHGDYPRLLRMTPELLDAARRLHATRPGPGAELLVRAYRIIALVLVKVGEPELAWLAADRALAVAGGDPVLAGSAAVPLGQALRGLGQDRLAMTTTVAAADRIATTSVECGPVYGTLLLQAGLAAAGCGETRSVDELLSRAADVAGRIGDGLDYRTASFGPAAVELAHVVAAVESGDARQAVRRHETATRQLTWRGLPAEPRAAYLVDAARAYLDVGDFAAAGRWLVEADRVAPAEIRCRPSARTVVAEIARCGPDTAGVARLATALGLTTSVS; translated from the coding sequence GTGAGCGTGGCGGTGGGGCGTCGGGTCGCCCTGTGGCGGGTACGCCGGCAGATGACCCAGCAGGTGCTCGCCGACCGGATCGGCCGGTCGAAGAGCTGGGTGGAGAAGGTCGAGCGTGGTGTCCGGCGGTTGGACCGGTTCTCGCTGATCCGGCAGGTCGCCGAGGTGCTGCGGGTCGACCCGGCGGAGTTGATCGGCCCGGCCCGGCCATCGGAGCATGGCGGGGCGGTCGACGGGGTGGCGGCGGTCCGGGCGGCGCTGGCCAGCTACGAGGTGTTCACCGCCGCCGACATTGGACCGGCGGTGGAACGCGAGGTCACGCAGCGGGTCGAGCACGCCTGGTCGACGTACCAGCACGGCGACTATCCCCGGCTGCTGCGGATGACACCGGAGCTGCTGGACGCCGCCCGGCGGCTGCACGCCACCCGCCCTGGGCCTGGGGCGGAGTTGTTGGTGCGCGCGTACCGGATCATCGCGCTCGTGCTGGTCAAGGTCGGCGAACCCGAGCTGGCCTGGTTGGCGGCCGATCGGGCGCTTGCCGTGGCCGGCGGTGATCCGGTGCTGGCCGGGTCGGCGGCGGTGCCGCTCGGGCAGGCGCTGCGCGGGCTGGGCCAGGATCGGTTGGCGATGACGACGACGGTCGCCGCCGCCGACCGCATCGCGACGACATCGGTCGAGTGCGGCCCGGTGTACGGGACGTTGCTGCTGCAGGCCGGGTTGGCCGCTGCCGGCTGCGGCGAAACCCGCAGCGTCGACGAGCTGCTCAGCCGGGCCGCTGACGTTGCTGGCCGCATCGGCGACGGGCTTGACTACCGTACGGCGAGCTTCGGCCCGGCGGCCGTCGAGCTGGCGCACGTCGTGGCGGCCGTGGAGTCGGGCGACGCCCGGCAGGCGGTACGCCGACACGAGACGGCCACCCGGCAGCTGACATGGCGCGGGCTGCCGGCCGAGCCCCGGGCGGCGTACCTGGTGGACGCCGCACGGGCGTACCTCGACGTCGGTGACTTCGCGGCGGCGGGACGGTGGCTCGTCGAGGCGGACCGCGTCGCACCGGCTGAGATCCGCTGCCGGCCCTCCGCCCGTACGGTCGTGGCGGAGATCGCCCGGTGCGGGCCGGACACCGCCGGCGTCGCCCGGCTGGCGACGGCGCTCGGGCTGACGACCAGCGTTTCGTAA
- a CDS encoding helix-turn-helix transcriptional regulator, producing the protein MTEFHDWDDVRSELHDGDDASLATERARTEAWISAFHLAEERQRLGLTQRQVAELMGVTPGRISQIENGDLDVNEVATLSRYARALGARMRIIFDYGNDLRQIA; encoded by the coding sequence ATGACCGAGTTCCACGACTGGGACGACGTCCGCAGCGAACTACACGATGGGGACGACGCCTCGCTGGCGACGGAACGCGCGCGTACCGAGGCATGGATCAGTGCCTTCCACCTCGCCGAGGAACGCCAGCGGCTCGGACTCACCCAACGGCAGGTCGCCGAGTTGATGGGGGTTACCCCGGGCCGGATCAGCCAGATCGAGAACGGCGACCTCGACGTCAACGAGGTCGCCACCCTGAGTCGGTACGCACGAGCATTGGGCGCGCGGATGCGGATCATTTTCGACTACGGCAACGACCTTCGCCAGATCGCCTGA